A section of the Maylandia zebra isolate NMK-2024a linkage group LG8, Mzebra_GT3a, whole genome shotgun sequence genome encodes:
- the cox19 gene encoding cytochrome c oxidase assembly protein COX19, with protein sequence MSTAMNFGSKTFKPRPPDKGSFPLDHFGECKAFKEKFMKCLRENNYDNSMCRLQSKDYLECRMDHQLMTKEPLEKLGFKDLMDPPPSQAGKDNKS encoded by the exons ATGTCTACCGCTATGAATTTCGGGTCGAAGACTTTTAAACCTCGGCCTCCGGACAAAGGCTCGTTCCCTCTGGACCATTTCG gAGAGTGCAAAGCCTTCAAAGAAAAGTTCATGAAATGTCTCAGAGAGAACAACTATGACAACTCCATGTGCCGACTGCAGTCCAAAGACTACCTGGAGTGCCGAATGGACCA tcagcTGATGACCAAGGAGCCTCTGGAGAAACTGGGATTTAAGGACCTGATGGATCCTCCCCCCAGCCAAGCAGGCAAAGACAACAAATCCTGA